Proteins co-encoded in one Arachis hypogaea cultivar Tifrunner chromosome 13, arahy.Tifrunner.gnm2.J5K5, whole genome shotgun sequence genomic window:
- the LOC112733023 gene encoding uncharacterized protein At4g08330, chloroplastic, translating to MIAFGDTDILKGSSFQCHQQLQLSPFIRDVTYSCGSCGYELNLSSSNRNTSLIDSSKYGKSIKKGVISFFSVDESRFTQIHQLRWSWIPFFKPRRTKILCRRCRNHVGFSYTLPSHSWDGISDSRIYDIKLNTLQPSFSADSSLMPVDMSKYESASSSSFVF from the exons ATGATCGCATTTGGTGACACTGACATCCTTAAGGGATCTTCATTCCAATGTCACCAACAACTTCAGTTGTCCCCCTTTATCAGAGATGTCACTTACAG TTGCGGTTCCTGTGGATATGAGTTGAACTTGAGCTCCAGCAACCGCAACACATCCCTCATTGATTCTTCCAAGTACGGCAAGTCCATCAAGAAGGGTGTCATCTCCTTCTTCTCTGTGGATGAGAGCAGGTTCACTCAGATCCACCAACTTCGATGGTCATGGATACCCTTCTTCAAGCCAAGGAGAACCAAGATACTCTGCCGCCGGTGCCGGAACCATGTCGGTTTCTCTTACACTTTGCCTTCTCACTCATGGGACGGCATTTCTGACTCTAGAATCTATGATATCAAACTCAACACTCTACAACCTTCCTTCTCTGCGGATTCAAGTCTGATGCCGGTTGATATGAGCAAGTACGAGagtgcatcttcttcttcatttgtgtTCTAA